Within the Herbaspirillum sp. RTI4 genome, the region TCGTCACTATGGACGATTCGATTGAGGTTGCCTTGCGCCGCAAGAAGGATTCGTCAATGCGCGTTGCCACCACCCTCGTCAAGCAGGGTGCGGCTGATGCTGCCGTTTCCGCTGGTAATACAGGCGCGCTGATGGCAGTGTCCCGCTACGTGCTAAAAACCATACCCGGAGTAGATCGGCCGGCTATCTGCACCATTCTTCCCAATCAAAAAGACGGTCCTACTTACATGTTGGATCTGGGTGCGAACATTGACTGTGAGCCTCAGCATTTGCACCAATTTGCCTTGATGGGATCGGCGCTGGTGTCGGCAATGGAAGGTAAGGCTCGTCCAACTGTCGGATTGTTGAATGTCGGGGAAGAAGAAATCAAGGGTAATGGCTTGGTTAAGCTCACGGCAGAGCTTTTGCATGCCGATCATGAAAAAGGCATACTCAATTTTTACGGAAATGTCGAAGGGAATGACATTTTTGAAGGCACGACCGACATCGTTGTATGTGACGGATTTGTCGGCAACGTTACCTTGAAAGCATCGGAAGGATTAGGGCGTTTCGTAAAAGCTGTGTTGACCACCGAATTTAAAAAAGGATTTTTTAATAAATTAGGGGCACTCATTGCTTACGGAGCAATCAAAGCGCTGTCGCGACGACTGAATCCATCTCGTTACAATGGGGCCAGCTTGTTAGGCTTGCGTGGCTTGGTATTTAAGAGCCACGGTGGGGCTGATGCCTATGCGTTTGAATGGGCCATACGACGCGCATACGACGCAGCTAAATACGATGTGCTGTCACGAATTACTGCAACGATGGCGGAATTGCTGCCGCAAGTATCTGCGGCGCCGCTGTCGGAAGACGGCATTGGCAATAACGAATTTCAAATACAGAAGACAGTATGACTTTCTATAGCAGAATTTCTGGTACGGGCAGCTTTTTGCCGCCCAGGCGCGTAAGCAATGATGAGCTAGTCACGCAACTCGCAGCTCAAGGCATTGAAACATCCGATGAGTGGATCGTATCTCGTAGTGGCATTTCTGCTCGCCATTATGCAGATGTTGACATGCTGTCGAGCGATATGGCTGTACAGGCTTCCAAGCGAGCCATTGAGATGGCTGGTTTGCAGGCAGACGATATCGACATGATTGTGATGGCAAGCTCCACTCCGGATCATTTCGGTGGATTTCCAAGCACCGCCTGTGTTGTGCAGCGTAAGTTGGGAATTAAAAATGGTGGCGCTGCCATGG harbors:
- the plsX gene encoding phosphate acyltransferase PlsX — protein: MTIKISIDCMGGDYGPSVTIPAAIAFVNHQPDAELILVGQEDVIRGVLKKLKQISHPRLTVVHASEVVTMDDSIEVALRRKKDSSMRVATTLVKQGAADAAVSAGNTGALMAVSRYVLKTIPGVDRPAICTILPNQKDGPTYMLDLGANIDCEPQHLHQFALMGSALVSAMEGKARPTVGLLNVGEEEIKGNGLVKLTAELLHADHEKGILNFYGNVEGNDIFEGTTDIVVCDGFVGNVTLKASEGLGRFVKAVLTTEFKKGFFNKLGALIAYGAIKALSRRLNPSRYNGASLLGLRGLVFKSHGGADAYAFEWAIRRAYDAAKYDVLSRITATMAELLPQVSAAPLSEDGIGNNEFQIQKTV